One window of the Roseovarius sp. THAF9 genome contains the following:
- a CDS encoding bifunctional 2-polyprenyl-6-hydroxyphenol methylase/3-demethylubiquinol 3-O-methyltransferase UbiG, with protein MASLNRIVMYRSSRAWFGELDLRSMEAAEVSGKHGRRYEFKSYERFRFPAHDICAGPYTDEVGNVRQFDIVLANQVWEHLDRPYAATRNVLEMLRPGGYFWVAVPFFIPYHGDPVDCSRWTARGLKNLLIEAGFEDNKIRSEQWGNRLAGLRNLGENWPPEYDPERDNLDNDPAFPICSWALAQK; from the coding sequence GCCTCAACCGCATCGTGATGTACCGCAGTTCCCGCGCCTGGTTCGGGGAACTGGACCTTCGGTCGATGGAGGCCGCCGAGGTGTCGGGCAAGCACGGCCGGCGTTATGAGTTCAAGAGTTACGAACGCTTCCGCTTTCCGGCCCATGACATTTGCGCCGGCCCCTATACCGACGAGGTCGGGAACGTGCGGCAGTTCGATATCGTGCTGGCCAACCAGGTCTGGGAGCATCTGGACCGGCCCTATGCCGCGACGCGCAACGTGTTGGAGATGCTGCGGCCCGGCGGGTATTTCTGGGTCGCGGTGCCGTTCTTCATCCCCTATCACGGCGACCCGGTGGATTGTTCACGCTGGACAGCGCGGGGGCTGAAGAACCTGTTGATCGAGGCCGGGTTCGAGGACAACAAGATCCGGTCCGAGCAATGGGGCAACCGGCTGGCCGGACTGCGGAACCTGGGCGAGAACTGGCCGCCGGAATATGACCCGGAGCGCGACAATCTGGACAATGATCCGGCCTTTCCGATCTGTTCGTGGGCGCTGGCGCAAAAATAA